One Chitinophaga sp. H8 DNA window includes the following coding sequences:
- a CDS encoding glycoside hydrolase domain-containing protein — MKIWSMAIIIPMMAVMNAQAQYNGESQLQDIHTDNTVFTIAKNTWDVQHRGNHRAIVQVKQTGIKAVKVILPWRRTDEHPENKQVIITELATGQVVKNIYPALMSREKGILVFEPSALPAKYAIYYLPFNYRNNWDDARYGPPWNDYLPADYKTDSSWLQTVKLGIDQLPQAGVEKFEARLSHDFFTSMGLIATQTETQLLKKKSVNDFTVFPEDRAFPIRLTDDLPLRWIRQPRKAAFSGQAMRQEYYCYQLGIWANKKALEEVSVVFSKLTHQQGKDSIARDSITCFNQEGTNWNGETVRYKVAVPADHVQALWCGIAIPANAKPGRYEGWATVTATNARPQQIKITIQVKEQVLPDRGDGELWRHARLRWLNSTLGMSNEVIAPFAPLVKQNNVIQVAGKQLTLNSYGLPEQVQVNNRQLLKTPMQFTISTGIATLALTPGKTVFTSAADGCIKWENNWQAPTLEILCRGQIEFDGFVKYALTIRPKGNPVTLSNTQLELHFPAQLVPYMMGAGLAGGKRPAAYSWDWKGPWDSFWIGDVLGGLHLEMRGGTYHGPLLNDYKPAPPPAWYNNGKGGITLQEAGSGQVKMTIFTGERTLQQDATLEMPFAMLITPAKEVHPKKHFSERYYHQDPTKVEQAAQYGANIINIHHNAVQNPYINYPFIERDTLISYVKAQHKAGRKVKLYYTIRELTNYTTEIYALKSLGHEIFPGGPGQGAPWLSEHLVNDYKGAWYTPVGNQSADASIVLNGFSRWINYYIEGLNWMMKNYGIDGLYLDDVAYDREVLKRMRRVMMANNPGALLDLHSNTNYSIGPANQYADFFPYLDRVWFGEWFRYNKMTPDEWLVQFSGIPFGVMSEMLQDGGNRWLGMVYGATTRFYNSDETAPGPIWKYWDAVDIGNKTMYGYWNEDCPVKCDNENVKVTAYAGKDTLLLAIGNFSDTLQQARLSLTGEWKSWEGQVQMEAPAIERYQEARTFTAGQPITVPPKKGWLVLLTRKESSR, encoded by the coding sequence ATGAAAATATGGAGTATGGCCATCATCATCCCGATGATGGCCGTTATGAACGCACAGGCACAATACAATGGGGAATCCCAGTTGCAGGACATCCATACGGATAATACCGTGTTTACCATCGCCAAAAATACCTGGGATGTTCAGCATAGAGGCAACCACCGGGCCATCGTTCAGGTGAAACAAACAGGCATCAAAGCGGTAAAGGTGATCCTGCCCTGGAGAAGAACAGATGAGCATCCCGAAAATAAGCAGGTGATCATTACAGAACTGGCTACAGGACAGGTGGTGAAAAACATATATCCGGCACTGATGAGCCGGGAAAAAGGAATCCTGGTATTTGAACCTTCCGCCCTGCCAGCTAAATACGCCATTTATTACCTGCCATTCAATTACCGGAACAACTGGGATGATGCCAGATATGGTCCGCCCTGGAATGATTACCTCCCTGCTGATTATAAAACAGACAGCAGCTGGCTGCAAACTGTAAAGCTGGGCATTGACCAGCTGCCGCAAGCCGGCGTGGAAAAATTTGAGGCACGGTTGTCGCATGATTTCTTTACTTCCATGGGCCTGATAGCTACCCAAACGGAAACGCAGCTACTAAAAAAGAAATCAGTAAATGATTTTACCGTGTTTCCGGAAGACCGGGCTTTTCCCATCCGTTTAACAGATGACCTGCCGCTGCGATGGATCCGGCAACCCCGCAAGGCTGCTTTCTCCGGGCAGGCCATGCGGCAGGAGTATTATTGCTACCAGCTGGGGATATGGGCCAATAAAAAGGCACTGGAAGAGGTGAGCGTGGTGTTCTCGAAACTGACGCATCAGCAGGGGAAGGACAGTATTGCCAGGGATAGTATCACCTGTTTTAACCAGGAAGGCACTAACTGGAATGGGGAAACGGTTCGCTATAAAGTAGCTGTTCCGGCAGATCATGTACAGGCGCTGTGGTGTGGGATAGCTATCCCCGCCAATGCAAAGCCCGGCAGGTATGAAGGTTGGGCTACTGTTACGGCTACCAATGCCCGGCCTCAGCAAATTAAGATCACTATCCAGGTAAAGGAACAGGTATTGCCCGACCGGGGCGATGGGGAGCTATGGCGCCATGCCCGCCTGCGCTGGCTCAATTCTACTTTAGGTATGAGTAATGAAGTGATCGCTCCCTTTGCACCATTGGTAAAACAAAACAATGTTATCCAGGTAGCAGGAAAACAGCTTACACTCAACAGCTATGGCTTGCCGGAACAGGTGCAGGTAAATAACCGGCAACTGCTAAAAACTCCCATGCAATTCACTATCAGCACCGGTATAGCTACACTGGCATTAACACCGGGCAAAACCGTCTTTACATCGGCGGCCGACGGGTGCATCAAATGGGAAAATAACTGGCAGGCCCCTACGCTGGAAATACTGTGCCGGGGACAGATTGAGTTTGACGGTTTCGTTAAATACGCGCTGACGATCCGCCCTAAAGGCAACCCGGTTACACTCAGCAATACACAGCTGGAATTACATTTTCCGGCACAGCTGGTGCCTTATATGATGGGGGCCGGATTAGCCGGAGGCAAAAGACCCGCTGCTTATTCCTGGGACTGGAAAGGCCCCTGGGACAGCTTCTGGATAGGTGATGTATTGGGCGGACTGCACCTGGAAATGCGGGGTGGTACTTATCATGGCCCGCTGTTAAATGATTATAAACCTGCACCACCCCCTGCCTGGTATAACAATGGCAAGGGAGGAATTACCCTGCAGGAAGCGGGAAGCGGACAGGTGAAGATGACCATTTTTACAGGTGAGCGGACGCTGCAACAGGATGCAACGCTGGAGATGCCTTTTGCTATGCTGATCACACCGGCAAAAGAAGTGCATCCTAAAAAACACTTTTCGGAAAGATACTATCATCAGGATCCCACAAAAGTGGAGCAAGCTGCACAGTATGGTGCCAATATTATCAATATCCATCACAATGCGGTACAGAACCCTTACATCAACTACCCCTTTATCGAAAGGGATACGCTGATCAGTTATGTAAAGGCACAGCATAAAGCAGGCAGGAAAGTAAAACTTTATTACACTATCCGGGAGCTGACGAACTACACCACGGAAATCTATGCCCTCAAAAGCCTGGGGCATGAAATATTTCCGGGTGGTCCCGGACAGGGCGCGCCCTGGTTATCAGAACACCTTGTCAACGATTATAAAGGAGCCTGGTATACGCCTGTTGGCAACCAGAGCGCAGATGCATCTATTGTTTTAAATGGTTTTTCCAGATGGATCAACTATTATATTGAGGGACTGAACTGGATGATGAAAAATTACGGGATCGATGGATTATACCTGGATGATGTGGCCTACGACCGCGAAGTGCTGAAACGTATGCGCCGGGTAATGATGGCCAATAATCCAGGGGCATTGCTCGACCTGCATTCCAACACCAATTATTCTATCGGACCGGCCAATCAGTATGCTGATTTTTTCCCTTACCTGGACCGGGTATGGTTTGGTGAATGGTTCCGGTATAATAAAATGACACCTGATGAATGGCTGGTGCAGTTTTCCGGTATCCCCTTCGGCGTGATGAGTGAAATGCTACAGGATGGGGGCAACAGATGGCTGGGAATGGTATACGGTGCTACCACCAGGTTCTATAATTCAGATGAAACGGCGCCCGGCCCTATCTGGAAATATTGGGATGCAGTAGATATCGGGAATAAGACAATGTATGGTTACTGGAATGAAGATTGCCCGGTAAAGTGTGATAATGAAAATGTGAAGGTAACTGCTTATGCAGGCAAGGACACTTTATTACTGGCCATCGGCAATTTCAGTGATACGCTGCAGCAGGCCCGGCTGTCATTGACCGGTGAATGGAAAAGCTGGGAAGGACAGGTGCAAATGGAAGCTCCTGCTATTGAAAGATATCAGGAAGCCCGGACATTTACAGCAGGACAACCCATCACGGTGCCTCCCAAAAAAGGATGGTTAGTACTGCTGACCAGGAAGGAGTCATCACGCTAA
- a CDS encoding TlpA disulfide reductase family protein, translating to MKKVFLLLLLGPSLTVCAQKSWQYKIKGNVGTGHDSSKVVMQFPEDGKLVEDSAMIQNGMFELKGNRSEPIKVFLALTSKSKDANKRAAVEVINLYLEPGVITVTSVNNSFRAAEIKGGPVNKDYTVLSRLIKPQTDQLRQLMKDYAALSDADKKDPAVKASRDSALGKIRAAKNEQLKDYIIKNPRSLVSLDALIEYAGGALDYSTIHPMFEALSANVRKGKAAKTFAGRLEIARKTGIGQIAPDFAQADTSGTMIRLSSFRGKYVLLDFWASWCVPCRAENPHVVKAFQQYKDKGFTVLGVSLDKPDARDRWLKAIADDQLTWTQVSDLKFWNNEAAKLYGIQAIPQNYLIGPDGKVVAQNLRGDALHQQLKALLDK from the coding sequence ATGAAAAAAGTATTCCTGTTATTATTACTGGGACCTTCCCTGACGGTGTGTGCCCAAAAATCCTGGCAATATAAAATCAAAGGTAATGTGGGCACCGGGCATGATTCCTCCAAAGTGGTCATGCAGTTTCCGGAAGATGGAAAGCTGGTGGAAGACTCCGCCATGATCCAAAATGGCATGTTTGAGCTGAAAGGCAATCGCAGCGAACCAATAAAGGTATTTCTGGCACTGACGTCTAAAAGTAAAGATGCCAATAAACGTGCTGCTGTAGAAGTGATCAATCTTTACCTGGAACCAGGTGTTATAACAGTTACCTCCGTCAATAACTCTTTTCGTGCAGCGGAAATAAAAGGCGGTCCGGTCAACAAGGATTATACCGTGCTTTCCCGTCTTATAAAACCACAAACAGACCAGTTGCGGCAACTGATGAAAGACTATGCCGCACTATCCGATGCTGACAAAAAAGACCCTGCTGTTAAAGCCAGTCGCGACAGTGCGCTGGGAAAAATAAGAGCAGCTAAAAACGAACAGCTGAAGGATTATATCATCAAAAACCCCCGCAGCCTGGTCAGCCTGGATGCCCTGATAGAATATGCCGGTGGCGCGCTTGATTACAGCACCATCCATCCCATGTTTGAAGCACTATCTGCTAATGTACGGAAAGGGAAGGCGGCAAAAACTTTTGCAGGAAGGCTCGAAATAGCCCGGAAAACCGGTATAGGACAAATAGCCCCTGATTTTGCTCAGGCTGATACCAGTGGTACGATGATCCGCCTGTCTTCTTTCCGGGGAAAATATGTGCTGCTGGATTTCTGGGCCAGCTGGTGCGTTCCCTGCCGGGCAGAAAACCCGCATGTAGTAAAAGCCTTTCAGCAATACAAGGATAAGGGTTTTACTGTATTGGGTGTATCGCTGGACAAGCCGGATGCACGGGATCGCTGGCTGAAAGCTATTGCGGATGATCAGCTTACCTGGACACAGGTATCCGATCTGAAATTCTGGAACAATGAAGCCGCAAAGCTGTATGGCATACAGGCCATCCCTCAAAACTATCTGATTGGCCCTGATGGTAAGGTAGTAGCGCAAAACCTGCGGGGAGATGCCTTACATCAACAATTAAAAGCCCTCCTTGACAAGTAA
- a CDS encoding RagB/SusD family nutrient uptake outer membrane protein, with product MKLTIKNIPAAAGVMLLAISLWSCTKGFLDVKPKGKVIAGNIADYNNMLEDVLFNRLTGNGFFLNAQHIAGDDVAGLEPYFSNPSTFSAPANRGQNLFAWADNVYRPDEDCNEIAGLYNRLYSINKIFHEVMDASGGTLQQKEQYQAEARTQRGFAYFMLINYFGKPYNAATAATDPGVPIVLQSDFTQTSFVRASVQEVYDQIIDDLTSAIPKLPLVQTDANRFTRAGATALLGKVYLFMGNATRADALLDDAITQLPAAFTVSGKVGLIDYNTAKVNNPITGYIFTTPDMVPTPAQGHGYPETLVAQSVAITWMGASSALVISPETYALYGPNDQRLKLYSNTYSPIYPGPAPALPAGLYRSRAGFIGNSIGIQLPDLYLLSAEAKARTGDITGATKHLLTLRNHRMPAADAAAGIPADQPGLIRFIIEERRREFATMGFRWFDMRRLSTDPLFADAQYKHTVYGADGNITATYTLKPTRFVLKFSEKLLSQSPGLTDNP from the coding sequence ATGAAATTGACTATAAAAAATATACCTGCAGCGGCTGGCGTGATGTTATTAGCTATCAGTCTGTGGTCCTGCACCAAAGGTTTTCTGGATGTAAAGCCCAAAGGCAAAGTTATTGCCGGCAATATTGCTGACTACAACAATATGCTGGAAGATGTACTCTTTAACCGGCTTACCGGCAATGGTTTTTTTCTTAATGCCCAGCATATTGCAGGAGATGACGTAGCCGGACTGGAGCCTTACTTCTCCAATCCCTCCACCTTCAGTGCTCCCGCCAACCGTGGGCAAAACCTGTTTGCCTGGGCGGATAACGTGTACCGCCCCGATGAAGATTGTAATGAAATAGCCGGTTTATACAATCGACTGTACAGTATCAATAAAATTTTTCATGAAGTAATGGACGCCTCCGGAGGTACCTTACAACAAAAAGAACAATACCAGGCAGAAGCCCGTACACAACGTGGTTTCGCTTATTTTATGCTGATCAATTATTTTGGTAAACCTTATAACGCCGCCACAGCAGCTACCGATCCTGGTGTACCTATTGTACTGCAAAGTGATTTTACACAAACCAGCTTCGTACGTGCATCTGTACAGGAAGTATATGATCAGATAATAGACGATCTGACCAGCGCCATCCCCAAATTACCGCTTGTACAAACGGATGCCAACCGCTTTACCCGCGCAGGAGCTACGGCATTGCTCGGCAAAGTATACCTGTTTATGGGTAATGCCACACGTGCAGATGCACTGCTGGACGATGCCATCACACAACTGCCTGCTGCATTTACAGTAAGTGGTAAAGTGGGGTTGATAGATTACAATACTGCTAAGGTCAATAACCCGATAACAGGGTATATTTTCACCACACCCGACATGGTGCCTACCCCTGCACAAGGACATGGCTATCCCGAAACACTGGTAGCACAGTCTGTGGCCATCACCTGGATGGGGGCCTCTTCTGCATTGGTGATCAGCCCGGAAACCTATGCCCTGTATGGCCCTAATGACCAGCGCCTGAAATTATATTCCAATACCTATAGCCCTATTTATCCCGGACCTGCACCTGCCCTTCCGGCCGGACTTTACCGGTCGAGGGCAGGATTCATCGGCAACTCCATCGGTATACAATTGCCCGACCTCTATTTATTAAGCGCCGAAGCAAAAGCCCGTACCGGCGATATCACCGGTGCTACCAAACACCTGCTGACGCTTCGCAACCACCGGATGCCCGCAGCAGATGCCGCCGCCGGGATACCTGCGGACCAACCCGGACTGATCCGGTTTATTATTGAAGAACGCCGTCGCGAATTTGCCACCATGGGATTCAGGTGGTTTGATATGCGCCGCCTGTCTACCGACCCGCTTTTTGCAGATGCCCAATATAAACATACCGTATACGGTGCCGATGGCAATATAACGGCTACCTATACACTCAAACCAACACGTTTTGTATTAAAGTTTTCTGAAAAATTATTATCTCAATCACCTGGTTTGACCGACAATCCTTAA
- a CDS encoding SusC/RagA family TonB-linked outer membrane protein, whose amino-acid sequence MKLTTIVLFVLCLQVSTAAFGQGITLSVKNVPLKTVLKKIREQTSYNFVFNERLTEGITVKNLQVNKSSVEEVLKQCLKDQPLTFSVIDHTVIIKPVTAAGKPSSADEVAALSPAFSGEVKGKVLDEKGEPVPGVSVSVKGTSNGTATDASGSFVLNGVSPDATLAFTSVNMNYTEVKVASQTTLVITLKPNITALTAIVVTANTGYQTISKERSTGSFAKPDMEVVKARSGTMNLLQRLDGQIPGLSLNNGTNSSYYPVMLRGITSISGATQPLYVVDGIPVDDLNAVNPNDVADITVLKDATAASIWGARAANGVIVVTTKKGSKNQDKLRVDYDVFYSFQGKPDINTFPRMNSAQYLQTMQELYNMPGYVRGGATDWKTITAPDQTRGTSPVLPHEYLLYGQTAWMPAFYQHKTLEEMATVNNLQQMKDNWYRNAMLNNHTVAINGSAGKYGVYASLSYTDNKNPTPGEKNNTYQINARQDYSFNKNLQVYLITNIAYNTTAARRSISPDSRFVPYASFLDANGQSQDMSWININDSLRNAYEQKSTGLPDIGQLNLSYNPSDNFHSGYTNANNQNNRLLAGVTLKLYDGLRFEGTYGGVLVNNQSKSFDAVTGYDGQLEIGKMTVTSPALKSFVPTTGGTYLTNNVQQKNWTVRNQLVYDNSWQNNRHQLTALAGTEIQQQIATGITAKVRGYDENLLTHKAIDYPSTGSGISNTIINTAATYKINDAFSEYYADTRFRSYYANAAYTFLRKYTINASTRFDQSNLFGTDVAAQAKPVWAVGGSWIMNRETFAADIKWLDRLQLRATYGITGNSPVPGSGGSYDILERGMAVGVPAGSVNTLQITTPGNSHISWEQTQNINVGVDFGVFNNRITGSVDYYRKHTTGLLGDVPQNPFTGYTSIYGNAGVINNAGIELRLNTINIDQKDFTWSTQLTLAHNKGKVVTLYTETPYVYASSLLRLLLPVYYKPQMIGLIQGYQPFSLLAYRYAGLDAVGDPQIKLADGTVTKTPGIAKVTDLVNMGSTQPLVSGGFSNNFRYKRFNLGVNMVYNFAFVLRRDVNDFFTGRMMTRNYISGNLHEDFQYRWKQAGDEAFTNIPAYDPAADRASRTDLNYYTAADINVIKGDYIKLRDITLAYDMPAGIVNRIRASAITFRVQMNNIMLWKANKYDIDPEFYSGMGVINSNTASGYVNSMRNVPFNQHSFTIGAHVTF is encoded by the coding sequence GTGAAACTAACTACTATTGTACTATTTGTTTTATGCCTGCAGGTAAGCACGGCTGCCTTTGGTCAGGGCATTACACTTTCTGTTAAAAATGTACCACTCAAAACGGTGCTGAAAAAGATCCGGGAACAGACCAGCTATAACTTTGTTTTCAACGAACGGCTCACGGAAGGTATTACCGTGAAAAATCTCCAGGTCAATAAAAGTTCCGTTGAAGAGGTGCTGAAACAATGCCTGAAAGATCAACCGCTCACCTTCTCCGTGATCGACCATACCGTGATCATCAAGCCGGTAACTGCGGCTGGTAAGCCTTCCTCTGCCGACGAGGTGGCAGCCCTGTCACCTGCTTTCAGTGGGGAAGTGAAAGGGAAAGTACTCGATGAAAAAGGAGAACCGGTACCCGGTGTATCCGTTTCCGTGAAAGGTACTTCCAACGGTACCGCTACGGATGCAAGCGGTAGCTTTGTGCTGAACGGTGTATCTCCCGATGCTACACTGGCCTTTACCAGTGTAAACATGAATTATACCGAGGTAAAAGTGGCCAGTCAAACTACCCTGGTAATAACTTTAAAGCCCAATATCACAGCATTGACTGCTATTGTGGTGACTGCCAATACCGGTTACCAAACCATTTCCAAAGAAAGAAGCACCGGCTCCTTTGCCAAACCTGATATGGAAGTAGTGAAAGCCCGCAGTGGCACCATGAACCTGCTTCAGCGGCTGGACGGGCAGATTCCCGGTCTGTCCCTGAATAACGGAACCAACAGCAGCTACTACCCGGTTATGCTGCGCGGCATTACTTCTATCAGCGGGGCTACCCAACCTTTATACGTAGTAGATGGGATACCGGTAGATGATCTGAATGCGGTGAACCCAAATGATGTGGCTGATATTACCGTGCTGAAAGATGCCACTGCGGCCTCTATCTGGGGCGCCAGGGCTGCCAACGGTGTTATTGTGGTAACTACTAAAAAAGGATCCAAAAACCAGGATAAACTCCGGGTGGATTATGATGTATTCTACAGCTTCCAGGGCAAACCCGACATCAACACCTTTCCACGGATGAACAGTGCACAATACCTGCAAACGATGCAGGAACTGTATAATATGCCGGGGTATGTAAGAGGGGGTGCTACCGACTGGAAAACCATCACCGCTCCCGATCAGACACGGGGTACCAGCCCTGTCCTTCCGCATGAATACCTGCTGTACGGACAAACAGCCTGGATGCCGGCGTTTTACCAGCATAAAACCCTGGAAGAAATGGCTACGGTAAATAACCTCCAGCAAATGAAAGATAACTGGTACAGGAATGCTATGCTGAACAACCATACGGTTGCTATCAATGGATCAGCAGGAAAATATGGCGTATATGCTTCCCTTAGTTATACGGACAATAAAAATCCTACGCCCGGCGAAAAGAATAATACCTACCAGATAAATGCCCGCCAGGACTATAGCTTTAATAAAAACCTGCAGGTATACCTGATCACCAATATCGCGTATAACACCACTGCTGCCAGGCGCAGTATATCTCCCGACAGCCGCTTTGTGCCCTATGCTTCCTTCCTGGATGCCAACGGCCAATCACAGGATATGTCGTGGATCAATATCAACGATTCACTGAGAAATGCATATGAACAAAAAAGTACAGGCTTACCTGATATAGGGCAGCTCAACCTGTCGTACAACCCATCAGATAATTTCCATTCCGGATATACGAATGCCAATAACCAGAACAACCGTCTGCTGGCTGGCGTAACGCTTAAACTGTATGACGGCCTGCGTTTTGAAGGTACCTATGGTGGTGTGCTGGTCAACAATCAGTCTAAATCCTTTGATGCGGTAACCGGGTATGATGGCCAGCTGGAAATAGGAAAAATGACCGTGACCAGCCCTGCCCTCAAATCTTTTGTACCCACTACCGGTGGCACTTATCTGACCAACAATGTGCAGCAAAAAAACTGGACGGTACGCAACCAGCTGGTATATGACAATAGCTGGCAAAACAACCGCCACCAGCTGACAGCGCTGGCAGGAACAGAAATACAACAGCAGATCGCTACCGGTATCACCGCTAAAGTAAGAGGATATGATGAGAACCTTCTTACCCACAAAGCCATAGACTATCCCTCTACAGGTAGCGGTATCAGCAATACTATTATCAATACCGCCGCTACCTATAAAATCAATGATGCCTTTAGCGAGTATTACGCAGATACCCGTTTCAGGTCATACTACGCTAATGCAGCCTATACCTTTCTGCGTAAATACACCATCAATGCCAGTACGCGTTTTGATCAGTCCAATTTATTTGGCACTGATGTGGCTGCACAGGCCAAACCTGTATGGGCAGTAGGTGGCAGCTGGATAATGAACAGGGAAACATTTGCTGCGGATATCAAATGGCTGGACCGCCTCCAGTTACGGGCTACTTATGGCATCACCGGTAACTCCCCTGTACCCGGATCAGGTGGCTCCTACGACATCCTGGAGCGTGGCATGGCGGTAGGTGTTCCGGCAGGTTCGGTCAATACCCTGCAAATCACTACCCCGGGCAACAGCCACATCAGCTGGGAACAAACACAGAATATTAACGTGGGGGTAGACTTCGGTGTTTTCAATAACCGTATTACGGGAAGTGTTGACTACTACCGCAAGCATACCACCGGCCTGCTGGGAGATGTGCCGCAAAATCCTTTCACCGGATATACTTCTATCTATGGCAATGCCGGGGTAATCAATAATGCAGGGATAGAACTGCGGTTAAATACCATCAACATTGACCAGAAAGATTTTACCTGGTCTACCCAGCTTACCCTCGCACATAATAAAGGCAAGGTCGTTACCCTGTATACGGAAACCCCGTATGTATATGCCAGCAGTCTGCTCAGGTTATTGCTACCGGTATATTATAAGCCACAAATGATAGGGCTGATACAAGGCTATCAGCCATTTTCGTTGCTGGCATACCGTTATGCCGGACTGGATGCTGTGGGCGATCCCCAAATAAAACTGGCAGATGGTACTGTTACCAAAACACCAGGTATAGCCAAAGTGACCGACCTGGTAAATATGGGTAGCACACAACCGCTGGTAAGCGGAGGCTTCAGTAACAACTTCCGGTACAAAAGATTTAACCTGGGGGTTAACATGGTGTACAACTTCGCCTTTGTACTACGCCGGGACGTAAACGACTTTTTTACCGGCAGGATGATGACCCGCAACTATATCAGCGGTAACCTGCACGAAGATTTTCAATACCGCTGGAAACAGGCGGGCGATGAGGCCTTCACCAATATCCCTGCTTATGATCCGGCGGCCGACAGAGCCTCCCGCACAGACCTGAATTATTATACTGCTGCAGACATCAATGTGATCAAAGGAGATTATATCAAACTGCGGGATATTACCCTGGCCTATGATATGCCTGCCGGTATTGTAAACCGTATCCGCGCATCTGCCATCACTTTCCGGGTACAGATGAATAACATCATGCTGTGGAAAGCCAACAAATATGATATTGATCCGGAGTTCTACAGTGGTATGGGAGTGATCAACAGCAACACGGCTTCCGGCTATGTGAACAGCATGCGGAATGTACCTTTTAACCAGCATTCCTTTACTATCGGTGCACACGTTACTTTTTAA